ATCTcagggtggagaagaagaagaagaggactgAGGTTGGTTCTATACGTTTTGGTGCCCAGATGATCACTAGAGATCATAAAACACAAAGTCTATTTTTCAGATTGGTGTCACGTTATTCTATGGTAGGATTCACATGAATGGTGATTTGATAAAGAATCATGACTTCATGACAATGATCTAAAAATGTCAATACTGGATGAATGGCCTTCTCTAGAACTCAGCCCCGGTGTGTtagcctctgtgtgtctgactctgGCGCTCACGCTGGGGGGCTTTACTTGGGAATGTCCACCGGTACTGGGTACACCACAGGTCCCTCAGCGGCTGTGATGCTGTCCACGATGGAGGTCAGGGAGCGCaggttggtctggtctggagagTCGGCGCTCAGAAGgtctggggaggaagaggggccaGGTCAGCACCCAGCaaggtgtgatgtgtgtgtgtgtgtgtgtgtgggggaccaCGTACCCTCGTTGCTGTAGTTGTGCGTACACTGGTCCGAGGCGGTGCTCCACTCTGGGCTGCTACAGCAGGTGCTGCCTGATCTCTGCTCGCTTGACGACGAcacctgttgccatggagacgcaGACAGAAGGCGCTGTCAGTCACTCTGTGTTATGACACATCATGCCCCaccctacacagacacaccagaaacAGTAAGCGGCTCACTGCGAcgcacaactcacacacacacacacaaacacacacacacacatgcacaagacTTGGACTGAACATACACACCATATCATTGTGGTAAAGCTAACCTACACCAGTCCTTAGAATCCATGTTGTTTGGTCAGTTCCATAGGAACACAAAGTCAATAAGAGAACGTTATTTGATATCTTAAAGATCAAATCTGTAACTTGAAACCAAACAGAATATGTAAGTCATGCTGGACATTACAGTATATCCTTCATCAATGACTTTAAATAGTCAAAACAGTTTTTTATGAAATCATACATTTCTAAATACAAGATCATTCTAGAGATTCCAGTTTGATTGTATCTGACCATGTTTGTAGCTGAGACACGTGtgatcagtttttttttatgaatgaggaGATTTACTACTGTACATCTGGATTCATATAGCAGTTATTACACTACTCTTTCAATATCTGAAGATAACTTACTACTACCATACTACTCAGACTACAGATGTTTTTAAACAAAACCTAaaaacatatctttaaaaaaagcttttgactaaatgtattttatagGTTTTGCTTTTAACTATTTATTGACCTTGAtcttttttaattttaattATTAACTTTGATTCTTTTAAATGTGCATTATTATATGCTCTGTAGCACTTTGATATTGCTTTAATGTAAAGtgcaatacaaatacaatttattattattattattattactactacTACACCCAGTGCTAACATTGACATTGGTAACCTCTCTTAactacgaacacacacacagacacacacacggcacagacATGAAAGCGTAAGCATTATAAGATATCCTTACATCTACGTGTCAGAAACCACACATGTCCTTCTATCTGTCTGGAGGAGGCTTTCTCCCTTTTACATTTGTCATCCTCTTTTTCATCTTCTCCGTCACTTTTTCTTAATTACTCTGACTCCATCATTCTGACTCCATCATTCTTTCTCCTGGCACtgttctcacctccctcctctttctcctctctctccccctcattctccctccctctccccccgtccTACTCACTCTGGGCTGGGGTCCCGCTGGCCGGTAATGGACGCCCTGCTGTCCGCTCTCGCTGTCCTGCTGGTTTAGCGAGGAGACCAGCGCCTGCAGCCTCTCGATGTACTGAATGGCGCTGCGCAGGATCTCCACCTTGGGCAGCCGCTGGTTGGGGTTCATGAGCGTGCTCCTCTTCAGGGCCTCGAAGGCCTCGTTCACCTTCTTCAGGCGGCGCTTCTCCCTCAGCGTGGCCGCTTTCCGACGGTCCATGGTCACCGTCTTGCGCTTGCAAAGCTTGCAGGCCCAGGGAAGACACTGCCCCGGGCAGTGGGGTTCTGAGttgggggagaggctggagggagaggcctTGTCCTCCATACCCGCGGCCCCTACCCCGACGCCTCCAGACaaacccccacacagccccatcATGGAGCCCCTCTCCTGGTAGCCCCCCTGGTCGTACCCCCCAGGCAGACGGGAGGGGAAGTAGCTGTCCCCCCCCTCGTAGAAGCGCTGGTCAGGAAAGAAGTAAGGGTTGGTCTCAAACAGCTCCATGATGGACTCGGACTCTGAAGTGTGTGTTAGGGGGCTCCGGGTTCCCCTACGCTGGGTGTTCTAGGAGGAGGTAGGTCCTGCGCTTGGAAATGGTGTGTgaaggagagtgtgtttgtgcctctCCCCGTCCTGGCCTAAGTCTgtgcagagagggagatgtgTAGAGAACAACTGTTGTGTGGAGCAACTGTAGGCTGGCATTTAAACCCCTCTGCCTGCTGCAGGATCACAGGGTTAAATTTAGCACGAGCCCCTAGAAACCTGACACGACGTTTAGCTGTTGCTGCACATCTACACTTCACATCTCTGTTGGACCCAGCTCTCCAGGGCTTtagacgcgtgtgtgtgtgtgtatgtatgtgtgtgtgtgtatgtatatgtgagtgtgtgtgtttttgcgtgtGTATGGGGCTCATGGTCTGTCATTGGCAGAGAGGTTGGAACATGATCTAGTTGCCGTAGAAATGGGTCTGATTCCCTCAGATCTGAGTGGACGATCAAAGATGAGGGCCTTAATGAGCTGATCCCAGACTCCCGTCCTCCTCTGTGACACGCGCATCACGTCCTCTGCCAGTCTGGACACAGCTGTCACCACTACTCTGGAGTTATGACACAAGTGGTCCTACCACAATGGTGTCGTTTGGTGTGGTTTatgataaaaaaatgttttcaatCGGAAATCTATAGTTTGCATGTGCTTTTACATGAAAACAACATCAAATGTAGAATTGAATTGGATCATGAAAAGCAGGTCAAGACATTTGCCCACATCTAGAATGGAGTCATAGAAATAGCAGAAACTATTCACAGTCAGGCAGGACTGGACTGGTCTGCTTGTACAGTGATACAGCTGTATAGTCTGGAGTTGACATTGCCTGGTATTTGTCTCACTGAAGAGACTAACATCCGGTGGGATGGCCTTGGTTGTCCTGACCCTGGGCAGTGCTCGTGTTAGCCTAGCCGCCGGGCGCTAATCCCCTCAGGACATGTCTCACCTCATAGCTCACAGGCTAATTCAGACAGACTTCCGCTCAGACGGCAAAACAACCACACAGGCTTACTCGGGGGTCCTGACATCCCAGGACATGGCATCAACAAGACACGGCATGGCTTTATAGGACAAGGTTTGATGTGTCACGTCTTGGGAAAGGCAGGTCTGGGCAGATTTTGATACTGGTTGAACTTAGTGGAGGGTTGAGTACAAAGTGAATGGAATCAGTCTAAGAGCAGGTTTGGGTAAAGGGTCGAGGTAGAGATAGAGGGTAAAGGtagtagagaggtagagggtaGTAAATAGTAGGTAGTAGATAGaatgtggatgagagagagtagagagtagagggTAGTAGAGAGAGGGCAGTAGATAGAGGGTAGAATATAGAGGGTAGAGAGTAGAGGGTAGTAGAGCGAGGGCAGTAGATAGAGGGTAGTAGATAGAGGGCAGTAGATAGAGGGTAGTAGATAGAGGGTAGTAGAGAGAGGGCAGTAGACAGTGGAAGACAGTGGAAGACAGTGGATAACAGGTAGCAAATAGAAGGTGAAGGTAAAGGGTATAGATTAGAAGTTTGGGACAGGTCTGGACAGGGCTTGGTGGTGTCATGGCTGAGCTTggtgcagggtggtggggggggggggggctgtcaggTTAGTCTGTGATGGATGCTCACTGATGGTGGATGGAGTACAAAGAGGCCTGTGTGGGACTCGGGcgcaaggggaggaggaggggggaggtccaACAGTTTGTCAGAGTCACTCATAACCCCTCGTCATCCTAACCTCATTGTCAGCAGAACTAGAGCACCgagctagagtgtgtgtgtgtgtgttgcagggtagTGTCCGAAGTGTCATTCTGGTTGAGAGTAAAATCCCCTTTCAGCATTTGGAAGTGAACAGTTGGGGTAGCGCACAGCAGGGGGGCCACAGTGTTTACTTCTGAAGCACAGTTGTTGTATATGGCGTTCTGCTCTGTGTCCAGTCCCTTCAGGTTGAGTCTCGGCCCTACAGACTGAACACAACCTTttgtagtacatttacatgtattcatttagcagacgcttttatccaaagcgaagtAAAAAAGTAAATGATCTGAAATATGTACAGGTATCTGTACTTACCTAGATTTGCTGTCAAAGTACATTTTATTGCCTTATATCATCCAAACCTATTTCACTATTCATACAATCCAAACCTCTATGTACTTCAACACCTCGACATACATCAATAAatcaacaagtgtgtgtgtgtgtgtactgtatgtggaagtgtgtgaccaAGGGAGTTGCCCTGTCATTGCCAACAGTATGCCACTCTTCCTCAATGACAAGCAGCAGCACAttgcaggacagctgggggtgggggttgaggggtggggggttatgGACTGTCCATTACTATTCCTGAAGGTTCCTTCTCTAGTAACCAAAGCATTTAGTTTATTCTTTCTATTACGAGTTTGGAAAGGCTGAATCCCTTCCTTGAGATCACATCTACTGCATGAGATACAAacagaagtgtgtttgtgtgtgtgtgtgtgtgtgtcagtgcggaGGAGGGGTAAGGGGGTGGTCTGTTTTCTTACAGAAATGCTCCTATGTTACTGCATTAGTTCAGGAATGTGCTGCTTTGGCGGTCTGCCTCTCAACTCTCAGAAACAACATTATGAGCTGcctcaggagagggcagggtcaCCATAGTGACAGTCACAGATGTCTGTGACCATCGTTTCAGAGACTAGCAGTCCCTTTTGGCCAGTCTTTGTCTGTCCCTTCGCTTTGACAAGACTGCTCAGCATCAACACCTTGTCCATTAACACGATTGACTGTTGTTTTGAAGCAAATAAACTACTCGTATTCCCAAACCAAAAGCCttctcacacactctgataATGGCTGGCAGTGATAATGGTGAACTGCACTGTAGATTCACTTCTACATTTGTATGGTTATGTTTAACCTGATGTCTCAAACGGCAACCTTCTTCTACTTGTTCAATTGAAACATCAAAATATTACTCACCATTGGTCACCATTTGAAAATGAATAAACAAGCAAAGTATTTCAAATACAATGTGACAGCCTCTCCCTGATCAtggttgtgtactgtacatacagcaTGAGCCACAGTCACTTTGTGGAGCGATGTCCCAAGGTGGCAGGGCCCCTCAACAGCCTGGTCATAGTCATTAGAATACTCCCATTCATCCCTTTATACAAAGAAGTTTCCCCACCTGTGTTTTCACAGCACTCTGGAGGCCCAGGAAAAGCCTTCTAAGTCGGGGGGAAACAGTAGTTGTGCGGGCCCAGCCACGCTGCTCCTCACTGGGGCTTTTATCGGGGTGTAATCCCCTACAACAAACAGAATGGACGGCATGCGCATACGCAGCTGTCACAGATTTAGTGCAAGTGGTGTCACGTTAAATCACAGGAATGGACTGAGCCTTGGAGTCTTCCACTGCCCTGCCCTAGCCTGGCATCCTACACACTGCTAGTTACACACACTAaaactcacacaacacacaactgtACTACCAAACACCACATACCACCTCTATACCTCAGACTGTAAACAAAGTCACATACAAAACATAAGCGTTTAACAAATAATCAGGGATGCGTGTTCTTTCCAGATCCTGAGCCACTCACTTTTGCTCATATACTCTACATTTCACAGAATCAGTATTCCTTCATTCTtaatctccttccctctccaatGAAAAACAGATTAAAGTTAAATAAACAAAAGATGATCTGAAGCAACACCTTACAGTTTCATAAAGTACCTTACAAATTAATATTTTATGAATTGTATTTAATATTGTTGTGTTAGTCCTGTTGACCATAGTGGTGAATCTGGGGAGGAGACTAGGGAACATTCTGCACATGAACGAGCTCTTATGAACTGGCTTTTTGTATTGTATTgccaatgtgtgtttgtgtccttgggctgaGCGAGTAGAGGGTCAATGGATGGTTGGCGGTCACATGGCCCTGGCTCTGATCTTCCACATCTCACTTCCTGCCAGGACAAAGAGGATCCAGCCATTATCACTGTTCCTGATATCTGAAGTCCTGATATCACTGGTCTTTCAGAATCTCCATTTCTGTCCCTCCTTTGTGTTGGTCTCCATCTCCAGTGACCTTCTCCCATGTCAGCACTCTGATTTAGCGCCATGGTTTCTGTAGACACCAAATAGCCTTAGACAAAGagaatgcgagtgtgtgtgtgtgattgtgagtaTAAGTGAGAGCAGACCTGCCAGTTACACATCTACTGTTAGAGCCACACAGATACAAAACCAGAGGAGCGATGAGGAGGTTAAACAGGCAGAGGGACAGTGACACAGATACCAGACAGATAATAGTCTTCCTGTAACATACCCTGACATCATAAAACCCTGTAGCACTCTCTTTAGCACACTACTACTAAGACAGGGACATACAGTTTGAACACAAGTCACTCTGATCCTCCTTCCAAAGGTGGTGGAAGTCAGACCTGAGACCATTTCATCTGTTCTGTGAGACAAAAGATggtatttcacataactttgctAAGGTGACAAAACTTGTTGTGGATGACTCCCAAGGCCAGAATCTTCACAAGTATTGGAACTATGTATAACTATGTCTCACTTCCCAACAATTTTCCCCTTCGGAAGTATTGCATAGGGGATGAGTGGGGTATGTGTTAAGGTTATTCTGGGATGTTGGGATGAATGTGCTGTAGCCGTGGTAACATGTGGATCCCCTTCCACTCCCTCCATGCCATTCTAGAACTGCCATAGGTGCCATGTCACTGTGGTGATCTGCTCTTCTCTTCTAGCATGGAGCTAGACCCTCCAAGCCTGGCCTACTGCCATACCAAGACCAAACCAGCATTCCACATACAAGTCCAACCCATTCCCAACGTCAGACATAGTTAACGCTCCTCTGGAACCAGTGTAGCTTGCTTTCCAACAGCTAGCGATTTAGTCTGTGCTACTGGTGACACAGCATACAGTATCTCATATATTAAAGAGGGTGATGCTGTTAACTACAAAGTTCTACACATTTCAACCAGTTTAAAAAGTAGAAGCATTTCATCAATGAAcattcaggagagagagagaggcaggtgcaCAGAGTCAGTGCTGtcatgcgagagagagagaggacccagGACAGCTGGGCTGTCATACAATGACTTATTCTTCAGTCTCCACACTCCTCTGTACCAGCACATCCTGGACGTCAACTGGCTGGATCTAAGTGATAATAGCCATATTAGTACATTAATGCAGGGAATAAATATCCACAAATATTTTAATGGTTATCAATTACTTTATTCATAAGTCAGTTACATATAGGATAAGGCTTTACATCATAAGCAGATATAACAGATTTTGAGAAGCATTCTGCCACATGTGGAGCACCAGACTTCAGACCGTTGGTGAATGTTTCTTCTGGCCCACGGCAGGGGTCTGGGGAAGTTACGGGCAGTTTTTCATTTCTCAGAGCTTTCATTTGCAGTTGAGTTATGCTATTAAGTATATAATGTTTAATACTGAACAGCTTGAGAACACAGGCATGAAAGCCTCTATGCAGCACCACACGGTGGCAGAGACAGGAACATGTCAGAAGAGCAGTAccacacaggagaggacaggcgaTATAGAGCTCTGAAGAAATCATTTGAAGACTGAAACTTctttgtatatgtatatatacacacacacacaattatgttACTGAGGTGAAGCAAAGCAGCAACAGCATTGCATCATTCAATAACTTAACCCTTAAACAAAGGATATCTAGCTAGATAGGTCTAAGTGCCACCAAACAAATTATGGAATAGCATATAACTAAAATAAATTGCCTTGGATTTAGGTGGATGCAAAAGTTCACCTTAATAAAGCATTTCAAtagcaaaacaaaaaacaatcattGTATTCATTACATTTGGCAGTGTAACGCTTTCAAACCTCCATACATGTGCTGACAATAGTCCCCTTCATAGTTCAGTGACCATACTCTAGTAAGAGGGGACACAtttttgcaaacacaaaactaGCTGGCAACTTGGATCTCAAGTCATCAGAACATGTGACTTGTCTTTTCTCTTGACAACAGGTCCAAGCTAGTAGGCAGTAAACCAGAACAAGTCTGGAATTTACTGGTGCCCAAGTGCAGTGTTTCTACAGCCAGAACATTGGCCCCTATAGCGCTGTTCATTGAATATTGACCACATGCATAAGTAAAATAAAAaccataaataaaaataaatacataattaaATGGAATCAGGCTAACCGGTACAAACATTAACCCATTGGAGAAGCTCTCACTACTGACCAATGGTAGACAGCCTGACTAGGCAAATtagaaaacaaaacatattggcaaatatgaaaaaatgtattcatatgagtatttttttttttttttttttttttttttttaaggtattCCTTCTAAACATTTGGCAAGAAGACCATCAGACATTGCAGTGTTTTGTTTGTATAGTGCTGCTTGGCATGTTTCTAAACAAaaagatgatgtgtgtgtgtttgtatgtatgcatCTGTACATGcttgtgtctgcttgtgtgtgtgtgtgtgtgcatgcacgtctCACAGGATGAAGATCTTGATGACCTTCTGTATGATCTGTCCACAGCCAGGGCAGGGAGCCTGGAACTTGTGCAGCCTCCTGGCACAGGGGAAGCATGTGAGCAGGTGAGCCGTGCGGCCGTGGATGATATTGCCGTTCCGCGGCCGCACTCGACACAGCTTACAGGGCTCCAGCAAGGCCTCGGGCCtagcctccacctccatccccaggCTTTCCTGACTCTCCGAGAGCTGCTCCTCCCTGGTCCCCCCTGGTGGCCGGGGTCCTTTGCCTTTCCCGCCCCCCCCGGGGGGCAGAGGGCGCTCGGCGGTGGAGTGGGAGGGCAGGATGACCGGGTCGGACACGGCTCTGACACAGTCGGGCACGTCGACGCCCGTgtcgctgtcctcctcctcgtcatgcTGGCTTAGAGtgctgcatgctgggatgtcggggacagagagggaatgGGCCAATCGAGGGACATCCTTGTACCAGTTCCTTCGCAGGGCCCAGCAGCGTACACAGTAgcgctggagaggagagttgaACTTCTTACACTCTGAACACTGCCACGCATCCTGAGGAACAGACAGAGAACTCACATTACAGCTGCGGCCTTGTGAGAGCCTTGTCATGTGACGTgatataaaaacaaaataaaaagggaATTTGCAAAAAGACTTGAAAAGGCAGATGGGACGGATCATGGACATACCTGTATGGAGATCTCTGTATCTGTATCATCACTCAGACACTGGGAATCCTCATCAGGCTCCTCGTGCATCTGAACACACCAGAAAGTTCACCACCTCGCACTGCTTCCCAACATCCAACCTTTCAGTCAGGACATTCTAGATGGTGGTGAGCCGTGCCCTAGACCTCAGTCCTTCCTACCTCCTTATCAGCCTTCTCCTCTTTTCCGCCAGCCTCCTCCTCGTCAGCTGGgaactccccctctcctgcgctcccctcctccttcatctccacGCTCACCTGTTCACTCTCGCCCTCCGTCAGGAACCACAGGTCGTCCGTGGTGTCGGACACGATGGCCGTGTCCTCCTCCTGAGTCACAGACAGCTGAGTTCTCAGTCAGCACGTCTGATGTCATCACTGTGAGCCCTCAGTTACGATGTCTGATGTCATCCCAGCGAGCCCTCAGACGGCTGATGTGATCAGTATCTGTGACTGTTCCACCCTCAGTCTAGT
The window above is part of the Osmerus mordax isolate fOsmMor3 chromosome 1, fOsmMor3.pri, whole genome shotgun sequence genome. Proteins encoded here:
- the mdm4 gene encoding protein Mdm4 isoform X1, coding for MNSLSSHPQAATSSACRVLPGEGSQVQPKAPLLQILRVAGAQEEVFTLKEVMHHLGQYIMGKQLYDKQRQHIVHCQDDPLGELLEVESFSVKNPSPVYEMLKKYLVVLNCSDAAESHSVGRECVEGGVEDRGQVCGGVAKAGVGAVSDRPLPLQTPSQRRPREPDEDSLDGLPRSACKRPKLDVTLDEWDLSGLPWWFLGNLRSNYSRRSNGSTDIHTNQLSVTQEEDTAIVSDTTDDLWFLTEGESEQVSVEMKEEGSAGEGEFPADEEEAGGKEEKADKEMHEEPDEDSQCLSDDTDTEISIQDAWQCSECKKFNSPLQRYCVRCWALRRNWYKDVPRLAHSLSVPDIPACSTLSQHDEEEDSDTGVDVPDCVRAVSDPVILPSHSTAERPLPPGGGGKGKGPRPPGGTREEQLSESQESLGMEVEARPEALLEPCKLCRVRPRNGNIIHGRTAHLLTCFPCARRLHKFQAPCPGCGQIIQKVIKIFIL
- the mdm4 gene encoding protein Mdm4 isoform X2, which translates into the protein MNSLSSHPQAATSSACRVLPGEGSQVQPKAPLLQILRVAGAQEEVFTLKEVMHHLGQYIMGKQLYDKQRQHIVHCQDDPLGELLEVESFSVKNPSPVYEMLKKYLVVLNCSDAAESHSVGRECVEGGVEDRGQVCGGVAKAGVGAVSDRPLPLQTPSQRRPREPDEDSLDGLPRSACKRPKLDVTLDEWDLSGLPWWFLGNLRSNYSRRSNGSTDIHTNQEEDTAIVSDTTDDLWFLTEGESEQVSVEMKEEGSAGEGEFPADEEEAGGKEEKADKEMHEEPDEDSQCLSDDTDTEISIQDAWQCSECKKFNSPLQRYCVRCWALRRNWYKDVPRLAHSLSVPDIPACSTLSQHDEEEDSDTGVDVPDCVRAVSDPVILPSHSTAERPLPPGGGGKGKGPRPPGGTREEQLSESQESLGMEVEARPEALLEPCKLCRVRPRNGNIIHGRTAHLLTCFPCARRLHKFQAPCPGCGQIIQKVIKIFIL
- the myog gene encoding myogenin, which translates into the protein MELFETNPYFFPDQRFYEGGDSYFPSRLPGGYDQGGYQERGSMMGLCGGLSGGVGVGAAGMEDKASPSSLSPNSEPHCPGQCLPWACKLCKRKTVTMDRRKAATLREKRRLKKVNEAFEALKRSTLMNPNQRLPKVEILRSAIQYIERLQALVSSLNQQDSESGQQGVHYRPAGPQPRVSSSSEQRSGSTCCSSPEWSTASDQCTHNYSNEDLLSADSPDQTNLRSLTSIVDSITAAEGPVVYPVPVDIPK